The following proteins are co-located in the Acidimicrobiia bacterium genome:
- a CDS encoding 3-isopropylmalate dehydrogenase, whose protein sequence is MGVVRGDGVGPEVVSESLKVLKAAGLEAEFVEYDLGGERYLATGEVLPDSVLEEWKGLDAILLGAVGHPAVPPGVLERGLLLKARFSLDLYINLRPVRLLPGVPSALANRGPSDIDFVVVRENTEGMYSGAGGFLRENQSEEVAVENSINTAAGVRRCVKYAFNLAETRSRKQLCVVHKANVLIHAGVMWKRVFDQVASDHPSVETWYCHVDAAALHMVLTPSRFDVIVTDNLFGDILTDLGAAISGGLGFAASGNINPDTRLPSIFEPVHGSAPDIAGTGKANPIAAILSAAMMLDHIGERDMARRIHLAVEQFCKQHPVRPDGTFEVSTSEVGDIIAAALG, encoded by the coding sequence ATTGGTGTGGTTCGGGGGGACGGAGTCGGGCCAGAAGTCGTGTCCGAGTCGCTAAAGGTTTTAAAGGCAGCGGGACTCGAGGCTGAGTTCGTCGAGTACGACTTGGGAGGGGAGCGCTACTTGGCGACTGGCGAGGTGCTCCCGGATTCGGTCCTCGAGGAATGGAAAGGACTTGACGCTATTCTCTTGGGGGCTGTGGGGCACCCTGCGGTACCGCCGGGAGTGTTGGAGAGAGGATTGCTCCTCAAGGCCCGCTTCTCTCTGGACTTGTATATCAACTTGCGCCCCGTCCGGCTTCTCCCCGGCGTTCCTAGCGCCTTGGCCAATCGCGGCCCTTCAGACATCGACTTTGTGGTAGTGAGAGAGAACACCGAAGGTATGTACTCCGGAGCAGGAGGCTTTTTGCGGGAAAACCAATCCGAAGAAGTAGCAGTGGAGAACTCCATAAACACCGCAGCAGGAGTACGCAGATGTGTCAAATATGCCTTCAATCTTGCCGAGACACGGAGCCGCAAGCAGTTGTGCGTTGTGCACAAAGCCAACGTTCTGATTCACGCCGGAGTTATGTGGAAGAGAGTGTTCGACCAGGTAGCATCGGATCACCCCTCCGTCGAGACATGGTATTGCCACGTCGATGCAGCCGCCCTCCACATGGTCCTGACCCCGTCCCGCTTCGACGTCATCGTGACCGACAACTTATTCGGAGACATCCTTACAGACCTGGGAGCTGCGATTTCCGGGGGACTCGGCTTTGCTGCCAGCGGCAACATCAATCCCGACACCCGCCTGCCATCCATCTTTGAACCGGTTCACGGATCTGCTCCTGACATTGCCGGGACAGGAAAGGCTAACCCCATTGCGGCGATCCTATCTGCTGCAATGATGCTTGACCATATTGGCGAAAGAGATATGGCTCGACGTATCCACCTAGCTGTGGAGCAGTTCTGTAAACAACACCCTGTGCGTCCCGACGGAACCTTCGAGGTGTCCACTTCCGAGGTTGGTGACATAATAGCTGCGGCGCTTGGTTGA
- a CDS encoding citramalate synthase: MHVDIYDTTLRDGAQREGLSLTVSDKLKIASKLAELGVAYIEGGWPGSNPKDDEFFARAPKEIDFGESELVAFGSTRKPSGSAAEDENLAALLAAGTRTICIVGKSWDYHVTDALQTTLDEGVKMAAESVGYLRSKGRRVFFDAEHFFDGYKRNPKYALEVCSAALEEGAECIILCDTNGGTLPHEVSRIVSEVFDALGDDVALGVHFHNDSGCAVANSLIAVNRGVRQVQGCINGLGERTGNANLIEVIANLVLKMGVDCIPLDRLRNLTETAHFVAEISNTPLNPHAPYVGSAAFTHKAGLHASAIARRPDAYEHIDPDLVGNSSRLVVSELAGRSTVMLKAKELGIDLSARPEVVTEVLTKLKNLEHIGYHFEAADGSFELLVRTAAGWRPEYFTLESFRVIMEKRTDGGVATEATIKIHCGGERIIATAEGNGPVNALDRALRKAIGQIYKDLKDVHLTDYKVRVLDPDRGTAAVTRVLIDSTDGHTSWSTIGVSENIIEASWQALQDSLVLGILRSQERRNTAE, from the coding sequence ATGCACGTTGACATTTATGACACCACCCTTAGAGACGGTGCGCAAAGGGAAGGATTGTCGCTAACTGTAAGCGACAAGTTGAAGATCGCATCGAAGCTTGCCGAGCTTGGGGTCGCATACATAGAGGGAGGATGGCCTGGATCGAATCCCAAGGACGACGAGTTTTTTGCTAGAGCGCCGAAGGAAATCGATTTTGGGGAGTCTGAGCTAGTCGCATTTGGATCCACTAGAAAGCCCTCTGGATCTGCCGCCGAGGACGAAAACTTGGCTGCACTCTTGGCGGCGGGTACTCGAACCATATGCATCGTAGGCAAGTCCTGGGACTATCACGTAACCGATGCATTGCAAACCACCCTGGACGAGGGAGTCAAGATGGCCGCGGAGTCAGTGGGGTACTTGAGGTCGAAAGGACGCCGAGTTTTCTTTGATGCGGAACATTTCTTCGATGGATACAAGCGAAATCCCAAGTACGCGTTGGAAGTGTGCAGCGCCGCGTTGGAGGAGGGCGCTGAGTGCATCATTTTGTGCGACACCAACGGAGGCACTCTTCCACACGAGGTGTCTCGAATCGTGAGCGAGGTGTTCGATGCTCTCGGTGACGATGTTGCTCTCGGAGTTCATTTCCATAACGATTCAGGGTGTGCAGTTGCCAACTCCCTAATTGCTGTCAACAGGGGAGTCAGGCAGGTACAAGGATGTATTAACGGTCTAGGCGAGCGAACTGGAAACGCCAACCTGATCGAGGTCATCGCCAATTTAGTACTCAAGATGGGGGTAGATTGCATTCCTCTAGATAGGCTCAGAAACCTTACCGAGACAGCACACTTTGTGGCAGAAATATCAAATACGCCTCTGAACCCCCATGCGCCATATGTAGGAAGCGCGGCCTTCACTCACAAGGCTGGGCTGCACGCTTCTGCCATAGCACGTCGACCCGATGCATACGAGCACATCGATCCGGATCTGGTGGGTAACAGCTCGCGACTGGTTGTCTCCGAACTGGCTGGTCGCTCAACGGTGATGCTGAAAGCTAAGGAACTAGGAATCGATCTGTCTGCCAGGCCCGAAGTTGTAACCGAAGTGCTGACCAAGCTGAAAAATCTAGAGCACATCGGGTATCACTTCGAAGCCGCTGACGGGAGCTTCGAGCTGTTGGTAAGAACTGCGGCGGGATGGAGGCCGGAATACTTCACTCTGGAGTCCTTCCGGGTGATTATGGAAAAGCGGACGGATGGCGGCGTCGCCACTGAGGCAACGATAAAAATCCATTGTGGAGGCGAGAGAATCATCGCAACGGCAGAGGGTAACGGTCCCGTCAACGCTCTGGATAGGGCTCTTCGAAAAGCCATAGGTCAGATATACAAGGACTTGAAGGACGTCCACCTCACTGACTACAAAGTCAGGGTACTCGATCCAGATAGGGGCACAGCGGCAGTCACGAGAGTGCTCATTGATAGCACCGATGGTCACACGTCTTGGAGCACAATAGGCGTGTCCGAAAACATCATTGAGGCGTCTTGGCAAGCGCTACAAGACTCCCTCGTGTTGGGGATCCTCAGGTCGCAAGAGCGCCGAAATACTGCTGAGTAG
- a CDS encoding branched chain amino acid aminotransferase (catalyzes the transamination of the branched-chain amino acids to their respective alpha-keto acids) yields MIETVDYIWVNGEFIRWEEARIHLLTHSLHYGLGVFEGIRCYATKDGPAVFRLTDHMRRLLRSAKIHLLRPRYSVEELVAVTKELIRRNGVDECYIRPIVWLGYGEMGLNPLNCSVETAVALWPWGTYLGEEGLKHGVRVRISSFRRLDPNIIPHAAKATGQYINSILAKVEALQSGYDEAILLNSLGFVTDGSGENIFHVRDGVISTPPCSSGALEGITRDTILTIASDLGYQTREADLVRSDLYVADELFFTGTAAEVVPIREVDGREIGEPGPITRKCQELFFSVVHGEVERYRHWLEFV; encoded by the coding sequence ATGATCGAAACAGTTGACTACATCTGGGTCAATGGCGAATTCATCCGGTGGGAGGAGGCCAGAATCCACCTGCTCACCCACTCGCTTCACTATGGGCTCGGAGTCTTTGAGGGAATTCGCTGCTATGCGACTAAGGATGGTCCAGCGGTATTTCGGCTTACCGACCACATGCGGCGCCTACTGCGCTCAGCAAAGATTCATCTTTTACGACCCAGGTACTCCGTGGAAGAGTTGGTCGCGGTAACAAAGGAGCTCATCCGCCGAAACGGAGTGGACGAGTGCTACATTCGCCCCATTGTCTGGCTAGGCTATGGGGAGATGGGACTCAATCCTCTTAACTGCAGCGTCGAAACTGCGGTAGCACTCTGGCCATGGGGAACCTACCTTGGTGAGGAGGGATTGAAGCACGGTGTCAGAGTGCGCATTTCCAGCTTTAGGCGACTAGACCCGAACATAATTCCGCATGCAGCCAAGGCAACCGGTCAATACATAAATTCGATCCTCGCCAAAGTCGAGGCGTTGCAGTCGGGTTACGACGAGGCAATCTTGCTTAACAGCCTTGGCTTTGTCACCGATGGGTCCGGAGAAAACATCTTTCACGTTCGCGACGGGGTAATATCCACTCCGCCTTGCTCTAGCGGAGCTCTCGAAGGGATCACCAGAGACACGATTCTCACAATCGCCAGTGATTTGGGCTACCAGACCAGAGAGGCCGACTTAGTGCGGAGCGATCTTTACGTTGCAGATGAACTTTTCTTCACCGGAACCGCAGCCGAGGTCGTTCCTATTAGGGAGGTTGATGGGAGAGAGATCGGCGAGCCAGGGCCGATCACCCGGAAGTGTCAAGAGTTATTCTTCTCGGTAGTTCATGGTGAGGTGGAGCGGTACCGCCACTGGCTTGAGTTCGTGTGA